A single genomic interval of Zingiber officinale cultivar Zhangliang chromosome 4A, Zo_v1.1, whole genome shotgun sequence harbors:
- the LOC121971921 gene encoding rust resistance kinase Lr10-like: protein MTGHFREKLGQGGFGAVFKGHIMGTYPVAVKLLGGSNFHGQDFINEVATIGRIHHLNVVRLLGFCSEGSKRALVYEFMPNGSLDRYIFSSQSNRSGACSSRRRLSPRKLNEIALGVARGINYLHTGCHMQILHFDIKPHNVLLDHNFTPKVSDFGLAKLCPKDCSLVSVSAARGTIGYIAPELISRSFGSISYKSDVYSFGMLLLEMAGRRRNVDQRAENSSQIYYPSWIYDQLVRLQELGGAEADDINVEIDEIERKLSMVGLWCIQMKSCDRPSMSEVVEMLEGDTNSFDMPPKPFFSSPDTQSDFIMVSCMQQSSSIGLFGISERER from the coding sequence ATGACCGGCCACTTCAGGGAAAAGCTAGGCCAAGGCGGCTTCGGCGCCGTCTTCAAGGGCCACATCATGGGAACATACCCTGTCGCCGTTAAGCTCCTGGGCGGATCCAACTTCCACGGCCAAGATTTCATCAACGAGGTGGCCACCATCGGAAGAATCCACCACCTGAACGTCGTGCGCCTTCTCGGGTTTTGCTCGGAGGGATCGAAGCGGGCGCTGGTCTACGAGTTCATGCCCAACGGATCGCTCGACAGGTATATTTTCTCCTCCCAATCCAATCGCAGTGGGGCATGCAGCAGTAGACGCCGCCTTAGTCCGCGCAAGCTCAACGAGATTGCCTTGGGCGTGGCCAGAGGCATCAACTACCTCCACACCGGATGCCACATGCAGATCTTGCACTTCGACATCAAGCCGCACAACGTTCTCCTCGATCACAATTTCACCCCCAAGGTTTCAGATTTCGGACTGGCAAAGCTCTGCCCCAAGGATTGCAGCCTAGTCTCTGTGAGTGCCGCAAGGGGGACGATAGGTTATATAGCACCCGAGTTGATCTCTAGAAGCTTTGGGTCCATATCGTACAAGTCCGATGTGTATAGTTTTGGGATGTTGCTCCTGGAGATGGCTGGGAGGAGGAGGAATGTGGATCAAAGAGCAGAGAATTCGAGCCAAATTTATTACCCTTCGTGGATTTATGATCAACTGGTGCGACTACAGGAGCTAGGAGGAGCAGAGGCTGATGATATTAACGTGGAAATTGATGAAATCGAGAGAAAGTTGTCCATGGTGGGACTCTGGTGCATACAGATGAAATCATGTGATCGTCCCTCCATGAGTGAGGTTGTGGAGATGCTGGAAGGAGATACAAATAGCTTCGACATGCCACCCAAGCCATTCTTTTCCTCCCCAGACACACAATCGGATTTCATAATGGTGTCGTGTATGCAGCAGTCATCTTCTATAGGGTTGTTTGGTATCTCAGAGAGAGAACGATGA
- the LOC121971920 gene encoding nuclear poly(A) polymerase 1-like, with protein sequence MESSGVTKRTNGYLGVTEPISWSGPTEYDINKTQELEKFLEDAGLYEIQEEAVSREEVLGRLDQIVKLWIKKVSRAKGFNEQFVQEANAKIFTFGSYRLGVHGPGADIDTLCVGPRHATREEDFFTELHNMLSEMPEVTELQPVPDAHVPVMRFKLNGVSIDLLYAKLTLWVIPEDLDISQDSILQNADEQTVRSLNGCRVTDQILHLVPNIQNFRTTLRCMRFWAKRRGVYSNVAGFLGGINWALLVARICQLYPNALPSMLVSRFFRVYTQWRWPNPVMLCEIQEGTLGLPIWDPRRNFRDRHHQMPIITPAYPCMNSSYNVSSSTLRVMLEEFQRGNQICEAMETSKADWDSLFEPYPFFEAYKNYLEIDITAGNESDLRNWKGWVESRLRTLTLKIERHTFGMLQCHPCPRDFSDKSRSFHCCYFMGLQRKQGVPVQEGEQFDIRATVEEFKHSVGMYTSWKPGMEIRVTHIKRRNVPSFVFPGGVRPSRPSKVVAGLEGHDISRGRASNRVQAGKAAEAMTNVADKCTDTKQLDELASTGSIESKSKKRKVDDTTEENGTKINQVADSSLKATETEFPDSCNGVTYMPDDSRKRRCMEGSTYSNPIGMKLQTAKPLTKPETSAAAATFGITQQSLCSKEAEALAINKLTSVEPGNLAALPEGLDELEYFESQCSDQPSNADRTVTQAGIYSGSNTQDGSTIEPSAPSSAKELSAPAAGCSVEPSHSGTTVTQDGMSGGNNTQNGSTEELSAPSLAWTPVMTANTQRKPLRLRLSTVVKSNGKTS encoded by the exons ATGGAGAGCTCTGGAGTCACTAAACGGACTAACGGTTACCTTGGGGTCACCGAGCCAATATCATGGAGTGGGCCAACGGAGTATGATATCAACAAGACCCAGGAGCTGGAAAAG TTTCTTGAGGATGCTGGGTTGTATGAAATCCAGGAAGAAGCTGTCTCCAGAGAAGAGGTTCTGGGAAGATTGGATCAG ATTGTAAAGCTCTGGATAAAGAAAGTTAGCAGGGCCAAGGGATTCAATGAGCAGTTTGTCCAAGAGGCAAACGCGAAGATATTTACTTTTGGGTCTTACCGACTTGGG gTGCATGGTCCTGGCGCTGATATAGACACTTTGTGTGTGGGTCCAAGGCATGCTACTAGAGAA GAAGATTTCTTCACAGAACTGCATAATATGTTGTCTGAGATGCCGGAAGTGACAGAACTGCAACCTGTTCCAGATGCTCATGTCCCTGTAATGAGGTTCAAGCTCAATGGAGTTTCCATAGATCTTCTATATGCTAAGCTAACACTTTGGGTCATACCTGAA GACCTAGATATCTCACAGGACTCCATATTACAAAATGCTGATGAGCAGACTGTTCGCAGTTTGAATGGGTGTAGAGTCACGGATCAAATTTTACACTTGGTGCCAAATATTCAG AACTTTCGCACAACTTTGCGCTGCATGAGGTTTTGGGCAAAGAGACGTGGAGTATATTCGAAT GTTGCAGGGTTCCTTGGTGGTATAAATTGGGCATTACTTGTTGCTCGAATATGCCAATTATACCCCAATGCACTGCCAAGCATGCTAGTATCGCGCTTTTTTCGTGTCTACACCCAATGGCGTTGGCCAAACCCTGTGATGCTTTGTGAGATTCAAGAGGGTACTCTTGGACTTCCTATCTGGGATCCCAGACGAAATTTCAGAGATAGACATCACCAAATGCCCATAATAACACCTGCATATCCCTGTATGAATTCTAGCTACAATGTATCATCAAGCACATTGCGGGTCATGTTGGAAGAATTTCAGCGTGGAAATCAGATATGTGAG GCAATGGAGACTAGCAAAGCTGACTGGGATAGTCTATTTGAGCCTTATCCGTTTTTTGAAGCCTACAAGAATTATCTCGAGATTGACATAACCGCTGGAAATGAATCTGACCTTAGGAACTGGAAAGGTTGGGTAGAATCACGTCTTCGCACACTGACCCTAAAG ATTGAAAGACATACGTTTGGCATGCTTCAGTGCCACCCTTGTCCACGTGATTTTTCAGACAAGTCTAGATCATTTCATTGTTGTTACTTCATGGGCCTTCAGAGAAAACAAGGAGTACCCGTACAAGAAGGCGAGCAATTTGACATAAGGGCAACTGTGGAAGAGTTTAAGCATTCCGTAGGCATGTATACCTCGTGGAAACCTGGAATGGAGATTCGAGTTACCCACATAAAACGAAGAAATGTTCCATCATTTGTTTTCCCTGGTGGTGTACGGCCTTCTCGCCCTTCTAAAGTAGTTGCAGGTTTGGAGGGTCATGACATTTCTAGAGGTAGGGCTTCAAATAGAGTTCAGGCTGGAAAGGCTGCTGAGGCTATGACCAACGTGGCTGACAAATGTACTGATACAAAACAGCTGGATGAACTTGCGTCTACtggttccattgaatcaaaatcaAAAAAGAGAAAGGTAGACGATACAACAGAGGAGAATGGTACTAAAATAAACCAAGTGGCTGATTCTTCTTTGAAGGCAACTGAAACTGAATTTCCAGACTCTTGTAACGGGGTCACCTATATGCCTGATGATTCAAGGAAGAGAAGATGCATGGAAGGCAGTACCTATAGCAATCCTATTGGTATGAAGCTTCAGACGGCTAAACCACTAACAAAGCCTGAAACTTCAGCTGCTGCTGCTACATTTGGCATCACTCAACAATCTCTGTGCTCAAAGGAGGCAGAGGCATTGGCAATTAACAAACTAACTAGTGTGGAGCCTGGCAACCTTGCAGCTCTACCTGAGGGTTTGGATGAGCTTGAATATTTTGAATCACAGTGCTCAGATCAACCTTCTAATGCTGATCGAACTGTGACTCAAGCAGGAATATACAGCGGCAGTAACACACAGGATGGCAGCACCATAGAACCTTCTGCTCCATCTTCGGCAAAAGAACTATCTGCTCCTGCTGCGGGTTGTTCTGTGGAACCATCTCATTCTGGTACAACAGTGACCCAAGATGGAATGTCTGGCGGAAATAACACACAGAACGGAAGCACTGAAGAACTCTCTGCACCATCTTTGGCGTGGACTCCTGTGATGACTGCCAATACCCAACGCAAGCCCTTAAG GTTGAGGTTATCCACTGTGGTTAAATCTAATGGAAAAACATCGTGA